The genomic region TTCGAATTCTTTGGTCCAATGAAACAAAAGGTTCATCTAAAAAAAGAAACTTTGGTTTCTGAATGAGGGCCCGAACGAGAGCCACCCTTTGCTTTTGACCACCTGATAATCTTTCCACTTTTTGATTTAGGAGATCCTCTACTTCAGCAAACGATATTAATTCTTGCAAAAGAGACATATCTTCCATCCCTTTCTGAAATGCAAACTCTAAGTTCTCTCTAACATTCATATTGGGAAACAAAGATGATTCTTGGAATAAAAAACCAATTGATCGAGATAGAATTGGTAAATTGATTTTGTTATCTGAATCAAACCAAAATTGTCCATCAACAGAAATATATCCGCAGTCAGGAGTTATTAAACCAGTAAGCATTTTCAAAAAAGTTGTTTTACCTGCTCCAGATGGACCAAAAAGAGCGTTGGTTTGGTGTAGTGGAATCTCACATTGAAACTGAAGCTCCACAGGTTTTGAATTTCCTGAATAAAATTTTTTTTGGATATTTACAATGATCATTCTGAACTCTGGATTTAATTTTTCGAAGACAAAACCATTGTTAAATTTCTCTTGTAACGAAAGAGCAATAACAAAAAAAACATCGAAATACATACAAGTATTGCCGCATAAATATGAGCTGAAACATAATTCATTGCCTCTACTTCTTCAAAGATTGCAATGGATGCGACTTTCGTTTTACCAGGAATACTCCCACCAATCAGAAGTACGACGCCAAACTCACCAATAGTATGCGCAAATGTCAAAACCATACCAGCCAAAATTGCCGCTTTACAATTTGGAAGAATCACTCGAAATAAAATAGTCCACTTTGATTTTCCCAAAACCATCGCGGTCTCAATATAGATTTTTGAAATAGATGAAAAGCCCACTTGGTATGCTTGCAACATAAAAGGCAAACTAAAGAAAATTGAACCAATTAAAATTCCCAAAAAACTAAAAGCAATTCGGAAATGAAAAATCTCCTCAATCCACCTTCCTAACCAGTGGTTGGGACTAAAAAATATTAGAAGATAAAAACCAAGAACTGTAGGTGGTAGAACCAAGGGTAAGTTTAGAACTGTTTCTAATACAAAACGAAATCTAAAGGATGAAAAAGTAAGCCAATACGCAATAGGTATGGTTATCAAACTCAAAAGTATTGTTGTACAAAAAGCAAGTTTTAAAGTTAACCAAAGAGGATCAAAATCTAAAATCATAAATTCTTCCTTGCTTTATCAAATCACTATGACAGAAAATAAAATATTCATTTTGTAGACAACGTATACCCATATTTAGAAAGAATGAGCTTGGTATCTTTCGAAAATAAATAATCAAAAAAAATCTGAATCTGTATAATTTCTTCTTTCGATCGATTTTTACCTGTTTCTATGATAACGGCTCCTTGGTGAATTGGTGTATAAGACAAAGAATCAATATTTTCCCAAAATTGATTTGTATTTTCTTTTGTGAGTGCAGTAGAAAGGGAGGTAAAACCAAAATCGGCAGAACCCGTAAGAATAAATTGGTTTACTTGCGTAATACTTTCACCAAACACAAGTTTATCTTTTACTTTTTCATAAATTCCATAATACTTCAATGATTCAATAGCGGCTCTTCCATAAGGGGCAGTTTTGGGATTAGCAATGGCAATATATTTTGTATTTTCACTAAGTAAATGTTCCTGCATTGAAATTGATTTGGATTTCTGCATTTGTGACATGATCACCAATTTTCCAGTGGCATAGACCTTTGGTTTGTTCTTAGTAAAACCTTCCCTGTAAAGAGCCTCCGGAAAATCCATATCAGCCGAAAGAAATAAATCAACAGGAGCACCAACCCGAATTTGGCTTGAGAGTTGGCCTGAAGCCCCAAATAGAAGAGTTATTTTTGATTTTGGATTCTCCTTTAGAAAGGCTAAACGAATCTCTTCCATTGGATTTTTAAAATTTGCCGCCACTGCAACAACGATTTCCGTTTGGTATTTTATATTTTCAAAATCCTGATCTTGATTTTTCTCTGCAAACATCGTTGTTGTAAGGAACAGTAGACCAAATAAGATTGTTTTGATACTTTTCATAACCCGATCAGGATCATATAAAAAAGGAATCCAAACCTAAGCGAGACTTTTTTGGAATTGAAATCCATACTGGTTCTGACTTTCAAAAACTCCCAACTTGATATTCCCTATTTTATCGAGGGGACTTGTGATTTGTAAAAGAGAATTGGGACTTACATGCAAATAGATTAAAGTACTTTTGATATCTGCATGACCCAATAACCTTTGAATGTACACTAAACTGTATCCATCCTCCAAAAGATGAGTTGCAAAGGAATGCCTCAAAGTGTGTACCGTTCCATACTTTTGAATTCCTGATAAACTACGAATTTTTTGAAAAGCTGCTTGGATCGTCCGAGGGCTAATGGGAACATTCTTACCTTTTTGAGAAAAGAACAAAAATGTTTTTGGATTATAAATCTCCATATATTGTTTGAGAAGCATCGCCGTCTTATCTCCTAATATCGCGTATCTTCCGTGACCACCTTTGCCTGAAGCAATGAAGATAGCTTTTCTTTCAAAATCAATGTCAACCACTTGCAAGTTCAACACTTCTCCAATACGAATCCCAGAAGAATACAATAATGTAAAAATTGATTTTTCACAGACAGAAGTACAATTCCCAAGAAAGTTTGTAACCTCAGATTGACTAAAGACAGCCACAACTTTCCGCTTCCGTTTTGGGAACGGAACTAGATCTAACATTTCCTTACGATCCAATAGAGAATAAAAAAACAATATTGCACTATAAAAAATGACTAAAGTGGAATCTGACTTATTCGACAGTCTTAAATTAAGGAAAAAATTATAGATATCAATGGGTTGTAAAACCAGAGGTGATTTTTGAAAGTATCTAACCAAACGAGACATACACATCGTATAACTTCGAATTGTTTTTTTTGCATAGCCATGAACTATCATATCTGAAATCATTTTATCTTTTAACATACCCATATGTACAGAGGACAAAAGGTACATAAGAATAAAAAGAAATTAAATAAATTTCAGACTTATTTGGTTTGTTTTAGATTTTTTAGTAAATCAACTATTTTAAGATGTCCATTCTCTAATGCTAAGTCTAATGCTGATTTACCTTTTTTATTTTTAACCGCAGGATTTGCATTTTTTTCCAAGAGGAACGAGGCGATTTCAAAATTCCCATCTCTTGCAGCCAAAATTAAAGGAGTCTGACCCTCTAATGTATCGGCTCGGTTAGGATCAGATCCCAAATAAACCAATTCCTTCACGATGGGCTCATTTTGAAGTAAAACAGCAAGAATCAATGGAGTCTGACCGAATTCATTGGTTGCCTCCAAATTTGCGCCTTCCCCAACGATCGACTTTACAAATGGAAGCGACCCACCTTGAATCGCCCAAAAAAGTGGAGTGTATTTATGTTCATCCACTTCATCTACACTTACGCCCGTTAAACGTAAAAAATGGAAAAGGTAAATATGATTTTCTCTAGCGGAATAAATCCAAAGTAATTTTCTCCTTCTCGAATAATCCAAAAAGAATAAACTTATGAGTAAAAAGAGTATAAAAAAAACACCAAATGCTTTTTTGGCTGCATATTTAAAGTCAGGATGAAAAAATAATTCAGAATTTTCCCCAAGAATGCCTAAGACTGACTTATATTTTTTAATAATCAGATAAACTAATAAAATATTTGTAGGTAACGTAAAAGCAATTAAGTAGGGAATATTAAGAATTTTACCATTCCCTGCATATAATAGAAAATAAATTGGAAACAGTGTAATGAGAAATCCATAGATGGATATACTTTGCGCAATATAACCTTTTGTTGATCCACCTTTTGTAAGCAAAATTCCACGATGGAAACTCATTAGTTGCAATAATAACGAAGAGAGGATAGCCCAAACAATCGAACTTAATATCTGTATTGAAGGAAGGGGAATG from Leptospira meyeri harbors:
- the modB gene encoding molybdate ABC transporter permease subunit, which gives rise to MILDFDPLWLTLKLAFCTTILLSLITIPIAYWLTFSSFRFRFVLETVLNLPLVLPPTVLGFYLLIFFSPNHWLGRWIEEIFHFRIAFSFLGILIGSIFFSLPFMLQAYQVGFSSISKIYIETAMVLGKSKWTILFRVILPNCKAAILAGMVLTFAHTIGEFGVVLLIGGSIPGKTKVASIAIFEEVEAMNYVSAHIYAAILVCISMFFLLLLFRYKRNLTMVLSSKN
- a CDS encoding tyrosine-type recombinase/integrase yields the protein MLKDKMISDMIVHGYAKKTIRSYTMCMSRLVRYFQKSPLVLQPIDIYNFFLNLRLSNKSDSTLVIFYSAILFFYSLLDRKEMLDLVPFPKRKRKVVAVFSQSEVTNFLGNCTSVCEKSIFTLLYSSGIRIGEVLNLQVVDIDFERKAIFIASGKGGHGRYAILGDKTAMLLKQYMEIYNPKTFLFFSQKGKNVPISPRTIQAAFQKIRSLSGIQKYGTVHTLRHSFATHLLEDGYSLVYIQRLLGHADIKSTLIYLHVSPNSLLQITSPLDKIGNIKLGVFESQNQYGFQFQKSLA
- a CDS encoding ATP-binding cassette domain-containing protein, which translates into the protein MIIVNIQKKFYSGNSKPVELQFQCEIPLHQTNALFGPSGAGKTTFLKMLTGLITPDCGYISVDGQFWFDSDNKINLPILSRSIGFLFQESSLFPNMNVRENLEFAFQKGMEDMSLLQELISFAEVEDLLNQKVERLSGGQKQRVALVRALIQKPKFLFLDEPFVSLDQRIRNQLLALVHSFQNQFRMTVIFISHEIPEVVKLAKKVYMVSKGQILSSGDPIDCFRQNHNDLLEAEIIGMNPSKNEVALWYPNPLIVLKREPSDPILKINGFCLTQIKIKRDGD
- the modA gene encoding molybdate ABC transporter substrate-binding protein codes for the protein MKSIKTILFGLLFLTTTMFAEKNQDQDFENIKYQTEIVVAVAANFKNPMEEIRLAFLKENPKSKITLLFGASGQLSSQIRVGAPVDLFLSADMDFPEALYREGFTKNKPKVYATGKLVIMSQMQKSKSISMQEHLLSENTKYIAIANPKTAPYGRAAIESLKYYGIYEKVKDKLVFGESITQVNQFILTGSADFGFTSLSTALTKENTNQFWENIDSLSYTPIHQGAVIIETGKNRSKEEIIQIQIFFDYLFSKDTKLILSKYGYTLSTK
- a CDS encoding ankyrin repeat domain-containing protein codes for the protein MNAEKNLPQMNPFRGGLISIIRLLTPPILAFLLIVLVRYVSNDISWKRNLLAVSFLCYYAAVSVFGTLRAASAVEDILGEEDVVEDKTSRMRRARHSVRVFFSLWFVGGVAILAGLYVGMNKNRWDMPIPLPSIQILSSIVWAILSSLLLQLMSFHRGILLTKGGSTKGYIAQSISIYGFLITLFPIYFLLYAGNGKILNIPYLIAFTLPTNILLVYLIIKKYKSVLGILGENSELFFHPDFKYAAKKAFGVFFILFLLISLFFLDYSRRRKLLWIYSARENHIYLFHFLRLTGVSVDEVDEHKYTPLFWAIQGGSLPFVKSIVGEGANLEATNEFGQTPLILAVLLQNEPIVKELVYLGSDPNRADTLEGQTPLILAARDGNFEIASFLLEKNANPAVKNKKGKSALDLALENGHLKIVDLLKNLKQTK